TGGAGTTTGAGCTTTTAAAGACTGAGTGCAAAGAAAACGGGATTATTCACTGCCTTTATTCAGTACAAAAGCAGAAAAATTAATTTTTACGGCTATCTTATAAGGGTATTAAAGAAATTTCAAATTAAAACGCCGTCTTTTTTCTCATACGGGTTGATTTCTGAAAATTCATCAGTTTTGTCAGGAGGAATTGCACTGCACAGGTACTGCGGGATTACACACGGCACTCCCCATAGTTCTCCGATTGACACAGGAAGTCCGTAAACCGCTTCTATTTCAGCCTCTGTTATAACACTTCTGTCGCCGTAGGCGTGAACCGATCTGTCTTTTAGGAAGATAAACCGGTCGGCATATCGAAGAGCGGTATTTAAGTCATGCATCGTCATTACAGCCGCAATATTATGCTCTGTCACGATATTTCTGATTTTATCTAAAATTTCCACCTGGTTTTTCAAATCAAGTGCACTTGTCGGCTCGTCAAGGAGCAGAATCTTTGGCTCCTGAACAAATGCACGGGCGATTGCAATCATCTGAAGCTCACCACCGCTCATTTCGTCAATGTAGTGCAGCCTGAGGTGGTCAATCATGAACTTTGAAAACGCCGCATCAACGATTTTCAAGTCATTATCGGTTATGTCCCATCCGATATGAGGTCTTCTTCCAAGAAGAACCGCATCAAATCCGGTAAGCCTTCCGGTTTCAACCCTTTGGGGAACATATCCGATGCGCCTTGCAATCTCCATAACCTCAAGCGAGGATATGCAGTCGCCGGCTACTTTTACAACGCCCTGCTTTGGAACTAAAATTCTGTTCAGGCATTTTAAAAGCGTTGTTTTGCCGACACCGTTAGGTCCTAAAATGACTACAATTTCGCCCTCTGTTATTGAGAAGGCTATGTTGTCAAGCACATTTTTGTTCCTGTACATAAACTGAAGTTCGTCAACTGATAGAATCATCTGTGATACCCCTTTATTAGAAGATATATGAAGACCGGCGCTCCCAGAAATGAGGTTAAGATTGCAACCGGAAGGACGTATGGCGCCATAATAAGGCGGGCTACAGTATCAGATGCGAGCAGAAGAAGACTTCCCATAACAATTGAGCCCGGGATTAAGTATCTCTGTTCATCACCGATTATGCGGCGGACC
The genomic region above belongs to Methanomicrobium antiquum and contains:
- a CDS encoding ABC transporter ATP-binding protein; translation: MILSVDELQFMYRNKNVLDNIAFSITEGEIVVILGPNGVGKTTLLKCLNRILVPKQGVVKVAGDCISSLEVMEIARRIGYVPQRVETGRLTGFDAVLLGRRPHIGWDITDNDLKIVDAAFSKFMIDHLRLHYIDEMSGGELQMIAIARAFVQEPKILLLDEPTSALDLKNQVEILDKIRNIVTEHNIAAVMTMHDLNTALRYADRFIFLKDRSVHAYGDRSVITEAEIEAVYGLPVSIGELWGVPCVIPQYLCSAIPPDKTDEFSEINPYEKKDGVLI